One region of Hydrogenobaculum sp. Y04AAS1 genomic DNA includes:
- the lpxB gene encoding lipid-A-disaccharide synthase yields the protein MDDLFLSIGDLSAANYVVNILKHLKDKHLNISGITDTRMEELGVKPIANIKDLNLVGIIEVLPKVFKIRKILNLALEKANNSRWVILCDAPGFNFRLMKNIKHNHIIYFISPQVWAWKPQRIKEIVKYVRHLIVILPFELDIYKPYENEHFNVHYFGHPLLDIIKPSSIQKENIIAMLPGSRNSEFKRHIGLLEELSYYIYKTFHMKSLIPLASTVDYPIYKKEYIETTKESSLDVMRRAKFGIIASGTASLEASLLGLPHIIFYRLNPITLQIAKRLVKSKYIGLPNIIMDKEIIPELIQPSKEDIINVVSSYLENTSKVNAMRENLSFLREKLGPENATQRIADFIEYILKSG from the coding sequence GTGGATGATTTATTTTTATCGATAGGGGATTTATCAGCCGCTAACTATGTAGTAAATATATTAAAACATTTAAAAGATAAGCATCTAAACATATCAGGTATAACAGACACACGCATGGAAGAGCTTGGAGTAAAACCTATAGCCAACATAAAAGATTTAAATTTGGTGGGCATAATAGAAGTCCTTCCAAAGGTTTTTAAGATAAGAAAGATATTAAATCTTGCTTTAGAAAAAGCCAACAACTCAAGATGGGTGATACTTTGCGATGCTCCTGGGTTTAACTTCCGTCTTATGAAAAACATAAAACACAACCATATAATATATTTTATATCTCCTCAGGTATGGGCTTGGAAACCCCAAAGGATAAAAGAGATTGTAAAGTATGTAAGACATCTTATCGTTATACTTCCTTTTGAGCTTGATATATATAAACCATATGAAAACGAGCACTTTAACGTCCACTATTTTGGTCATCCTCTTCTTGATATTATAAAACCCTCAAGTATACAAAAAGAAAATATAATAGCAATGCTCCCAGGTTCTAGAAACTCTGAGTTTAAAAGACATATTGGGCTTTTAGAAGAGCTATCTTATTATATTTATAAAACTTTTCATATGAAAAGCCTAATACCTCTGGCAAGCACGGTAGATTATCCAATATACAAAAAAGAATATATAGAAACCACAAAAGAAAGTTCTTTGGATGTGATGAGAAGGGCAAAGTTTGGCATAATAGCCTCTGGGACAGCTTCTTTAGAAGCATCACTTTTAGGACTTCCTCATATAATATTTTATAGATTAAACCCAATAACGCTTCAAATAGCAAAACGCCTTGTAAAATCAAAATATATAGGTCTTCCAAACATAATAATGGATAAAGAGATAATACCAGAGCTCATACAACCATCAAAAGAAGATATTATAAATGTTGTAAGCTCTTATTTAGAAAACACTTCAAAGGTAAACGCTATGAGAGAAAACCTTTCTTTTTTAAGAGAAAAACTTGGCCCAGAAAATGCTACACAAAGAATAGCAGATTTTATAGAGTATATTTTAAAATCGGGGTAG
- a CDS encoding sodium/calcium exchanger membrane protein yields MDFILIAVYMILIYVLAEVIVNAIDVLSHELNIPEGISSSVIASLVTTLPEFLVPLISFLKGSVDTTHIGIGSIFGGPMFLSMFGFGFMLLVIEAKYKRFKDLYDLANILFFLFAFNTALLINFLPVKKPFVLLFLTIYAYFVYIQFKSRRTKDEEENEKLFFSIFSSKLGIKGYIKILAVVQGLLVIFTLPFVIDGLVLSIEGVSHLLGWDAYKSALVFSPLATELPELSNAFIWARKGKLKSSIGNIVGSLVFQSCMPVSLGLWFTDWRIPNMLMVGGFFSILSTLIFSLSISKAINLRIGIIFIIFIIVLYFLYIL; encoded by the coding sequence ATGGATTTTATCCTTATAGCTGTTTACATGATTTTAATATATGTATTGGCGGAAGTGATTGTAAATGCTATAGATGTTTTGTCTCACGAGTTAAACATTCCAGAGGGTATTAGCTCCTCTGTGATAGCGTCTTTGGTGACTACGTTGCCGGAGTTTTTGGTGCCACTTATATCTTTTCTAAAAGGCTCTGTTGATACCACCCATATTGGTATAGGTTCTATATTTGGTGGGCCTATGTTTCTTAGTATGTTTGGTTTTGGTTTTATGCTTTTAGTGATAGAAGCCAAATATAAGAGATTTAAAGACTTGTACGACTTGGCAAATATACTATTTTTCTTGTTTGCTTTTAACACGGCCTTATTGATAAATTTTTTACCTGTTAAAAAGCCTTTTGTGTTGTTGTTTTTGACAATCTATGCGTACTTTGTATATATTCAGTTTAAAAGCCGCAGAACTAAAGATGAAGAAGAGAATGAAAAACTTTTTTTCTCTATTTTTTCCTCTAAACTTGGGATAAAAGGTTATATCAAGATCCTTGCCGTAGTTCAGGGTTTGTTGGTGATTTTTACGCTTCCTTTTGTAATAGATGGGCTTGTGCTAAGTATAGAAGGTGTATCTCATCTTCTTGGATGGGATGCTTACAAAAGTGCTTTGGTGTTTTCTCCCCTTGCCACAGAACTTCCAGAACTTTCAAACGCTTTTATCTGGGCTAGAAAAGGAAAGTTAAAGTCGTCTATAGGCAATATCGTAGGGTCTTTGGTTTTTCAATCTTGTATGCCGGTGAGCTTGGGACTTTGGTTTACCGATTGGCGTATACCAAATATGCTTATGGTGGGGGGATTCTTTAGTATTTTGAGTACTTTGATATTTTCTCTTAGCATATCAAAAGCCATAAACCTTAGAATTGGTATCATATTTATAATTTTCATAATTGTGTTATACTTTTTATATATATTATGA
- a CDS encoding HU family DNA-binding protein, producing the protein MRKKDLLDQVMIKLQKQNTKLKKRDVSRIINMFLNALEDAIISKKENKIQLSGFGTFYIKERKPRIGRNPKTGDLYKIPPRYNLTFKPSQNFVLQVNHKKKV; encoded by the coding sequence ATGAGAAAGAAAGATTTGTTGGATCAAGTTATGATAAAGTTGCAAAAACAAAATACTAAACTAAAGAAAAGAGATGTATCTCGTATAATAAATATGTTTTTAAATGCGTTAGAAGATGCTATCATATCAAAAAAGGAAAATAAAATTCAGCTTTCTGGTTTTGGTACTTTTTATATAAAAGAAAGAAAACCCCGTATAGGAAGAAATCCAAAGACTGGTGATTTGTATAAGATTCCCCCAAGATACAACCTCACGTTCAAACCAAGCCAAAATTTTGTGTTGCAAGTAAACCACAAGAAAAAAGTCTAA
- a CDS encoding GspH/FimT family pseudopilin, producing MKSVKKLSKAFSIVELLVVIAILAILTYIFVGPSMRWYHQYKLYSEGQRLHSLVMEAKTYAISNSVYVSLCNSTGSSLTIYNLGLYPNSSCGGNIVESYTLPSYEASYLSYTGNPGYISFDSRGVSAQNGNVCVYDSYINQYYMICVSYVGIRDTSGTGICPTNC from the coding sequence ATGAAAAGTGTCAAAAAATTAAGCAAAGCTTTTTCTATAGTTGAGCTTCTTGTGGTGATAGCCATACTTGCCATCTTGACATATATATTTGTGGGACCTAGTATGAGGTGGTATCATCAATACAAACTCTATTCTGAAGGTCAGAGGCTACATTCTCTTGTTATGGAAGCAAAAACCTATGCAATATCAAACTCGGTTTATGTTTCTTTGTGCAACAGCACTGGTTCTTCTTTAACTATTTATAATTTGGGACTTTATCCAAACTCCTCTTGTGGCGGTAATATTGTAGAGTCTTATACTTTACCCTCTTACGAGGCTTCTTATCTTAGCTATACAGGAAATCCGGGTTATATATCCTTTGATTCAAGGGGTGTGAGCGCTCAAAATGGAAATGTATGTGTTTATGATTCTTATATAAACCAGTACTATATGATATGTGTTTCTTATGTCGGCATAAGAGATACATCTGGCACTGGCATATGCCCAACTAACTGCTAA
- the rplU gene encoding 50S ribosomal protein L21: MYAVIETGSKQYLVKEGDVLKVEKLPFGENEEIELPALNIVKDGTVKFGGKVKAKVLSTAKDKKVLIFKHLPKKHSKKLRGHRQFYTKISILSIGE, translated from the coding sequence ATGTATGCTGTTATAGAAACAGGGTCTAAACAGTACTTAGTTAAAGAAGGCGATGTTTTAAAAGTGGAAAAGCTTCCTTTTGGAGAAAATGAGGAGATAGAACTTCCGGCTTTAAACATAGTAAAAGATGGCACTGTTAAGTTTGGTGGTAAGGTAAAGGCTAAAGTTCTATCTACTGCTAAAGATAAGAAGGTGCTTATTTTCAAGCATCTTCCAAAAAAACATTCTAAGAAGTTAAGAGGGCATAGGCAGTTTTATACAAAAATCTCTATACTATCTATAGGAGAGTAA
- the rpmA gene encoding 50S ribosomal protein L27, translating into MASKASGGSTRNGRDSNSKRLGVKAFGGQFVKAGSIIIRQRGTKVHPGKNVGLGSDYTIFALKDGIVKFEEKGKKNFVSIEPVEASA; encoded by the coding sequence ATGGCATCAAAGGCAAGTGGTGGTTCGACAAGAAACGGTAGAGATAGTAATTCAAAGCGTCTTGGCGTTAAGGCTTTTGGCGGACAGTTTGTAAAAGCTGGTTCTATTATAATCCGTCAAAGAGGGACCAAGGTACATCCCGGCAAAAATGTGGGGCTTGGATCTGACTATACTATCTTTGCTCTTAAAGATGGTATAGTGAAGTTTGAAGAGAAAGGTAAAAAGAATTTTGTCAGTATAGAGCCGGTAGAAGCAAGTGCATAA
- a CDS encoding TetR/AcrR family transcriptional regulator — translation MHKTVEEKTPQRESTKDKIIEIAAEIIAQEGLRGFTAKNIAARLNITDAAIFKHFKDMNDIVQTVVKKYTGECLTAIRSIVFDRDLSIQQKIDKIMDTHIDMLEKSKGAIPVLCFEVSRSNIYDNRAVVSFLENYFDLISILFHRGIEEGIIKKDLDIEEAAFTFLGLLQSRVFIWFLRGKEGSIVKDKKTLKMLFEEGLFGAGS, via the coding sequence GTGCATAAGACAGTAGAAGAAAAGACACCTCAAAGAGAAAGCACAAAAGACAAAATAATAGAGATAGCGGCTGAGATAATTGCTCAGGAAGGTTTAAGAGGCTTTACGGCAAAAAACATAGCCGCTAGGCTCAATATAACCGACGCCGCTATATTTAAGCATTTTAAAGATATGAACGACATAGTCCAAACAGTAGTCAAAAAGTATACAGGAGAGTGTCTAACAGCTATAAGAAGTATAGTATTTGATAGGGATTTATCGATCCAGCAAAAGATAGATAAAATAATGGATACTCATATAGACATGCTTGAGAAAAGTAAAGGCGCTATTCCGGTTCTGTGCTTTGAAGTATCAAGGTCAAACATATACGATAATAGAGCTGTTGTAAGTTTTTTAGAAAACTATTTTGATCTTATAAGCATCCTTTTTCATAGAGGTATTGAAGAAGGTATTATAAAAAAAGATTTAGACATAGAAGAAGCTGCCTTTACATTTTTAGGGCTTTTACAATCAAGAGTGTTTATATGGTTTTTGAGGGGGAAAGAAGGTAGCATTGTAAAAGATAAAAAAACATTGAAGATGCTATTTGAGGAGGGGTTGTTTGGTGCAGGCTCATAA
- a CDS encoding DUF3536 domain-containing protein: MQAHKYFVVHGHFYQPIRISPSLGEIGLEASAYPYENWNKRILRECYLPNAYAHIKEDELVIAIVNNYENISFNVGYTLLNWFEKHEPYILDILKKSSKNALALAFNHTILPLDPRFDKEIQVYWGIKTHEYYFGVKPKGMWLPECAVDYETLEVFKAFGIEYVILAPHQVSNKTSKNYGHIKLKNGQIKVFIYDGIISAKVSFEDLLTDVKRLVDAFKQSGDIIPIVATDGETFGHHKKFGEMGLAYLSKLIPLKALNDLVEELKDFDYEFKLVENTSWSCPHGIERWRTHCGCNSGAHPDWNQYWRGPLREALEFLRQKVRENLENIAKKFKIDLKQLLFEYIDVILGVKDTEEFLKEKGIDDEEYKLAFAKLLNAYKCVQFSFSSDAWFFDDVSGVEVKHALDMAKYAIYLLKDYEDIEIPFINILQNAKGNTKERPTAKDVYIKDAKVYTLEDVASYLAIMNHYGYIKDEGYFVKFYYRISISGNYIYVFLKDKETLEQNSFEFNIKDLDVSNMFGAFKKDITEFLIYNTIKENIKHYEELIKQIISNISHIEVLSPFLKQQKAFIEQIAKNVLLYMLKQNYDIEDIVSFYIELVNFGVNLKSVYITKEASKYLYRKAKELPNNEDEFLKILGFVKLYNKDEKDYSLMIGIWDTQNEVWAKKDLIKNKSILDALHIAY, translated from the coding sequence GTGCAGGCTCATAAGTACTTTGTAGTTCACGGACATTTTTATCAACCTATCAGGATAAGCCCGTCTTTAGGTGAAATTGGTTTAGAAGCATCCGCTTATCCTTATGAAAACTGGAACAAAAGAATACTTAGAGAATGTTATCTTCCAAACGCTTACGCTCACATAAAAGAAGATGAGTTGGTGATAGCTATAGTAAATAACTACGAAAATATCAGCTTCAACGTGGGTTATACGCTACTTAATTGGTTTGAAAAGCATGAGCCTTATATTCTTGATATTCTTAAGAAAAGCTCAAAGAACGCCTTAGCTTTGGCTTTTAACCATACGATACTACCTTTAGATCCACGGTTTGATAAAGAGATACAGGTTTATTGGGGCATAAAAACCCATGAGTATTATTTTGGTGTTAAACCAAAAGGCATGTGGCTACCAGAGTGTGCTGTAGATTATGAGACGTTGGAAGTCTTTAAGGCTTTTGGTATAGAGTATGTCATATTGGCTCCTCATCAGGTTTCCAACAAAACTTCTAAAAACTACGGTCATATAAAGCTAAAAAACGGTCAAATCAAGGTTTTTATATACGATGGTATAATCTCGGCAAAGGTTTCTTTTGAAGATCTTCTTACAGATGTAAAAAGACTGGTGGATGCTTTCAAACAATCTGGAGATATTATTCCAATCGTTGCCACCGATGGAGAGACCTTTGGTCATCATAAAAAGTTTGGGGAGATGGGACTTGCTTATCTTTCAAAGCTTATACCTTTAAAAGCTCTAAATGATCTTGTAGAAGAGTTAAAAGATTTTGATTATGAATTTAAATTGGTAGAAAATACCTCTTGGAGTTGTCCGCATGGAATAGAGCGCTGGCGAACCCATTGTGGTTGCAACTCTGGTGCTCATCCAGATTGGAATCAGTACTGGCGTGGTCCTTTGAGAGAGGCTTTAGAGTTTCTAAGACAAAAAGTCAGAGAAAATTTAGAAAATATAGCTAAAAAGTTTAAAATAGATTTAAAACAACTTTTATTTGAATACATAGATGTTATTCTTGGTGTAAAGGATACAGAAGAGTTTTTGAAAGAAAAAGGCATTGACGATGAAGAGTATAAGCTTGCTTTTGCCAAACTTCTAAACGCTTATAAATGTGTACAGTTCTCATTCTCTTCAGATGCTTGGTTTTTTGACGACGTATCTGGAGTTGAGGTAAAACACGCTCTTGATATGGCAAAGTATGCAATATACTTGTTAAAAGACTATGAAGACATTGAGATACCTTTTATAAACATTCTGCAAAATGCCAAAGGCAATACCAAGGAAAGACCTACCGCAAAAGATGTGTATATAAAAGATGCCAAGGTTTACACCCTTGAAGATGTAGCGTCTTATTTGGCTATTATGAATCACTACGGTTATATAAAGGACGAAGGGTATTTTGTTAAATTTTATTACAGAATTTCAATCTCTGGAAATTATATATATGTATTTTTAAAAGATAAAGAAACCCTTGAGCAAAATTCTTTTGAGTTTAATATAAAAGATTTAGATGTGTCTAATATGTTTGGGGCTTTTAAGAAGGATATAACGGAGTTTTTGATATACAATACAATTAAAGAGAATATAAAGCATTACGAAGAGCTTATAAAACAAATTATCTCAAATATATCACACATAGAAGTCCTTTCTCCATTTTTAAAACAGCAAAAAGCTTTTATAGAGCAAATAGCAAAGAATGTTTTACTTTATATGTTAAAACAAAACTACGATATAGAAGATATTGTTTCTTTTTATATTGAGCTTGTAAATTTCGGTGTGAATTTAAAATCTGTTTACATTACAAAAGAAGCTAGTAAATATCTATATAGAAAGGCAAAAGAGTTGCCAAACAACGAAGACGAATTTTTAAAGATACTTGGTTTTGTAAAACTTTATAACAAAGATGAAAAAGATTACAGTCTTATGATAGGTATATGGGATACTCAAAATGAAGTATGGGCTAAGAAAGACCTTATAAAAAATAAATCTATTTTGGATGCACTTCACATAGCCTATTGA
- the trpB gene encoding tryptophan synthase subunit beta, translating to MYSQPDEKGYFKEGDIAFGGRFLPETLMYALEELEYFYKKLKDDEFFKNQLNYYLKDYAGRPTPLYFAQKLSELAGAKIYLKREDLLHTGAHKINNAIGQCLLAKKMDKHRIIAETGAGQHGVATATACALLGLECVVYMGEEDVRRQRLNVFRMELLGAKVEVVTSGTKTLKDAINEALRDWVTNVETTHYVVGSVVGPHPFPMIVRDFQKVIGEETRSQIIEKEGRLPNFVIACVGGGSNSIGIFYPFIDDKEVKLIGVEAGGLGLASKKHAAPLSDGEVGILHGMKSYFMQDEEGQILGTHSVSAGLDYPGVGPEHAFLKATKRATYIYATDEEALEGFKLLAKTEGIIPALESSHAVIKAIDIAKENPGSLMIINLSGRGDKDVNQIFDMFKGGI from the coding sequence ATGTACAGTCAACCGGACGAAAAAGGTTATTTTAAAGAAGGAGATATAGCTTTTGGTGGAAGGTTTTTGCCTGAAACATTGATGTATGCTCTTGAAGAGCTTGAATATTTTTATAAAAAACTCAAAGACGACGAATTTTTTAAAAATCAACTAAATTATTATCTGAAAGATTACGCTGGAAGGCCAACCCCTCTTTATTTTGCCCAAAAGCTTTCTGAGCTTGCCGGTGCTAAGATATATCTCAAAAGAGAAGATTTGCTTCATACAGGGGCGCACAAGATAAACAACGCCATAGGACAATGCCTTTTGGCCAAAAAAATGGATAAACACCGTATCATAGCTGAGACAGGTGCAGGACAACATGGTGTGGCTACGGCTACCGCTTGTGCGTTGCTTGGTCTTGAATGCGTGGTTTATATGGGTGAAGAAGACGTTAGGCGTCAGAGGTTAAATGTTTTTAGAATGGAGCTTTTAGGTGCAAAGGTGGAAGTGGTAACCTCTGGTACAAAAACATTAAAAGATGCCATCAATGAAGCGTTGAGAGATTGGGTTACAAACGTTGAAACTACTCATTATGTAGTTGGTTCTGTGGTGGGCCCCCATCCTTTTCCTATGATAGTGAGAGATTTTCAAAAAGTAATAGGAGAAGAGACAAGGTCTCAAATAATAGAAAAAGAGGGAAGACTTCCTAATTTTGTTATAGCTTGTGTAGGTGGTGGTTCGAACTCCATAGGTATTTTTTACCCTTTTATAGATGATAAAGAGGTTAAGCTTATAGGTGTTGAAGCAGGTGGGCTTGGTCTTGCCAGTAAAAAACATGCGGCACCTTTATCGGATGGTGAAGTGGGAATACTTCATGGCATGAAATCTTACTTTATGCAGGATGAAGAAGGTCAAATATTGGGTACTCATTCTGTATCTGCTGGTCTTGATTATCCTGGTGTGGGTCCGGAGCATGCTTTCTTAAAAGCTACAAAAAGAGCTACATACATATATGCTACTGACGAAGAGGCGCTGGAGGGTTTTAAGCTTTTAGCAAAAACAGAAGGTATAATACCTGCTTTGGAATCTTCTCATGCTGTTATAAAGGCTATAGATATTGCCAAAGAAAACCCCGGTTCTTTAATGATAATAAACCTCTCCGGTAGAGGCGATAAGGATGTAAATCAGATATTTGATATGTTTAAAGGTGGTATTTAG
- a CDS encoding ubiquitin-like small modifier protein 1, with translation MAITVRIPTPLRRLANGQGEVSVEAKNIRELIDALEASYPGFKERLVDENGELRRFVNLYLNDEDIRFLKGIDTELKDGDTLSIVPAIAGGV, from the coding sequence ATGGCTATAACCGTTAGAATACCAACACCTTTGAGAAGGTTGGCCAATGGCCAAGGAGAAGTAAGTGTAGAGGCTAAAAACATAAGAGAGCTTATAGATGCCTTAGAAGCCTCTTATCCTGGTTTTAAAGAAAGGCTTGTGGATGAAAATGGAGAACTAAGAAGGTTTGTAAACCTTTATTTAAACGATGAGGATATAAGATTCTTAAAAGGTATAGATACAGAGCTAAAAGATGGAGATACGCTTTCTATAGTACCAGCGATTGCAGGTGGTGTTTGA
- the miaA gene encoding tRNA (adenosine(37)-N6)-dimethylallyltransferase MiaA: MSIDAIIIGGPTASGKTEIAHELAKLLNTEIISADSMCVYKFMNIGTAKPSLEKRKEIKYHMIDVVLPNEYFDTYIYVEKAKSIIKQIKEKGKIPIIVGGTYLYIQALLYGLPETSEPDFRLRKKLESIANKKGLHFLYEKLKVIDKVYAEKIGKNDKKRIIRALEIFINTGKPFSSFHKWHEPTMKVLGFYTNLTQEELNKNIEKRTYYMIEQGLEVECINLLCLGYKEAMTSSQAIGYKEMIPYIEGKSSLKEAIENIIKNTKEYASRQRRWFQKTTFTPIRTIEDIKHHLQSLVL; encoded by the coding sequence ATGTCTATAGATGCTATAATAATAGGTGGGCCCACGGCATCCGGTAAAACAGAAATTGCTCACGAGTTGGCAAAGCTTTTAAATACCGAGATAATAAGTGCCGATTCAATGTGTGTATACAAGTTTATGAACATAGGCACCGCAAAGCCAAGTTTAGAAAAAAGAAAAGAGATAAAATATCATATGATAGATGTAGTATTACCAAATGAATATTTTGATACTTATATATATGTGGAAAAAGCAAAAAGCATTATCAAACAAATAAAAGAAAAAGGTAAAATTCCCATAATAGTAGGTGGCACATATCTCTATATCCAAGCACTCTTATATGGCTTACCTGAAACTTCAGAACCAGATTTTAGACTTAGAAAGAAATTAGAAAGCATAGCAAACAAAAAAGGACTTCATTTTTTATATGAAAAGCTTAAAGTCATAGACAAAGTATACGCAGAAAAAATAGGAAAAAACGATAAAAAACGTATAATAAGAGCGTTAGAAATATTTATAAATACAGGAAAACCATTTTCTTCATTTCACAAATGGCATGAACCTACGATGAAAGTTTTGGGCTTTTATACAAACCTTACTCAAGAGGAGTTAAACAAAAACATAGAAAAAAGAACATACTATATGATAGAGCAAGGGCTTGAAGTAGAATGTATAAATTTGCTTTGTTTAGGGTATAAAGAAGCTATGACATCTTCTCAGGCTATAGGCTATAAGGAAATGATACCTTATATAGAAGGTAAATCAAGCCTCAAAGAGGCTATAGAAAATATAATAAAAAACACAAAAGAGTATGCTTCAAGGCAAAGAAGATGGTTTCAAAAAACCACCTTCACACCAATAAGAACTATTGAAGATATCAAACACCACCTGCAATCGCTGGTACTATAG
- the tsaE gene encoding tRNA (adenosine(37)-N6)-threonylcarbamoyltransferase complex ATPase subunit type 1 TsaE gives MQNKYIIDIIAPDNLDEFVNLIKDYIKVSDIVCLEGDLGSGKTTFVKAFLKSYNFHDVSSPTFSIINEYKLKDFDVLHVDFCRIENVKSFIDYIKEKQSESITFVEWPKEIECTKKLSIKDIGKNRRLFKLCL, from the coding sequence ATGCAAAACAAATACATAATAGACATTATCGCGCCAGATAATTTAGACGAATTTGTAAATCTCATAAAAGATTATATAAAAGTATCAGATATAGTATGCTTAGAAGGTGATCTTGGATCGGGAAAAACTACGTTTGTAAAAGCTTTCCTAAAAAGCTACAATTTTCACGACGTATCAAGTCCAACGTTTTCTATAATAAACGAATACAAGTTGAAAGATTTTGATGTACTGCACGTAGACTTCTGTAGAATAGAAAATGTAAAGAGTTTTATAGATTATATAAAAGAAAAACAAAGCGAATCTATAACCTTTGTAGAGTGGCCAAAAGAAATAGAATGCACAAAAAAACTTAGTATAAAAGATATAGGTAAAAATAGAAGGCTGTTTAAATTATGTCTATAG
- a CDS encoding CheR family methyltransferase, which translates to MLEQETVINGKVLEELRKIIYELTGNYYPDERLMLLAKKLNMFLEDKSTTVHKSATTNKSATTNKSATTNKSATIQVNSTEALKIKLDELFKEKKLTKEILNIITVPETKFFREKIQLDTFMKEIILKIVLPAIPKGQPIKVASFACSTGEEVYTLAMMFEASSIKYQIIGFDINESYLEKARSGIYPKRELLDIPHEYHRFLDIKEDSIKIKDSIMKNTQFKQLNLIRKEDFAPYREVFDVAFCRNALIYFNDDSKLNAIKNIAYSIKMGGFFIVSMTEVLSRIHTQFFETMKINNIFFYKKIKEV; encoded by the coding sequence ATGTTGGAACAAGAAACTGTTATAAACGGCAAAGTCCTTGAAGAGCTAAGAAAGATAATTTATGAATTAACTGGCAACTACTATCCAGATGAACGTTTGATGCTTTTAGCAAAAAAATTAAACATGTTTTTAGAAGACAAGTCTACCACGGTTCACAAGTCTGCCACGACCAACAAGTCTGCCACGACAAACAAGTCTGCCACGACCAACAAGTCTGCCACTATTCAAGTGAATTCCACAGAAGCACTCAAAATAAAACTAGATGAATTATTCAAAGAGAAAAAACTAACAAAAGAGATATTGAATATCATCACTGTCCCAGAAACAAAATTCTTTAGAGAAAAAATACAGCTTGATACGTTTATGAAAGAAATAATTTTGAAAATTGTCCTTCCAGCTATTCCTAAAGGTCAACCAATAAAAGTAGCATCTTTTGCATGCTCCACAGGAGAAGAGGTTTATACCTTGGCGATGATGTTTGAAGCTAGCTCCATAAAATATCAAATAATAGGCTTTGATATAAACGAGTCCTATTTAGAGAAAGCAAGAAGCGGTATATATCCGAAAAGAGAACTGCTAGATATACCACACGAATATCATAGATTTTTAGATATAAAAGAGGATAGTATTAAGATAAAAGATTCTATAATGAAAAATACACAATTTAAACAGTTAAACCTCATAAGAAAAGAAGATTTTGCACCCTATAGAGAAGTATTTGACGTGGCATTTTGCAGAAATGCCCTAATATATTTTAACGACGATTCAAAGCTAAATGCTATAAAAAATATAGCCTACTCTATCAAAATGGGTGGTTTTTTTATAGTATCTATGACAGAGGTACTGAGCCGTATACATACTCAGTTTTTCGAAACTATGAAAATAAACAACATTTTCTTTTACAAAAAGATTAAAGAGGTTTAA